The following coding sequences lie in one Oceanicola sp. 502str15 genomic window:
- a CDS encoding alanine--glyoxylate aminotransferase family protein: MTLANGREYLAIPGPSVMPDRVLQAMHRAAPNIYEGALADMVDAMVPDLKAVARTRHHVAIYICNGHGAWEAALTNVLSRGDKVLALCTGRFTHGWADVADKLGADVARLDFGTQGTVDAEAFAEALAADKAHQIKAVLVAHVDTATSIRNDIKALRDILDKAGHPALLCVDCIASLACDPFEMDAWGADLMVAASQKGLMTPPGLGFVFFNDRADTAHATAGMVSLYWDWTPRSRPDFFYQYFGGTAPTHHLFGLREALNMIGEEGLENVWERHRRLSGAVWAAVAAWGQGGPLRFNVEDPALRSQAVTALSIGRENGTRLRRWLIENTGVTLGIGLGMYARDDPEGNGYFRIGHMGHLNTHMVLGALGSIEAGMIALEIDHGRGALEAAARACA; this comes from the coding sequence ATGACCCTCGCCAATGGTCGCGAATACCTCGCCATCCCCGGCCCATCTGTGATGCCGGACCGCGTATTGCAAGCCATGCATCGCGCCGCGCCCAACATCTACGAGGGCGCCCTGGCCGACATGGTCGATGCGATGGTGCCCGATCTGAAGGCCGTGGCGCGCACCCGCCACCACGTGGCGATCTACATCTGCAACGGCCATGGGGCCTGGGAGGCGGCGCTGACCAACGTGCTGTCGCGCGGCGACAAGGTGCTGGCGCTTTGCACAGGGCGCTTCACCCATGGCTGGGCCGATGTGGCCGATAAGCTGGGGGCCGACGTGGCCCGACTCGATTTCGGTACACAGGGCACGGTCGACGCCGAGGCCTTCGCCGAGGCGCTGGCCGCCGACAAGGCGCACCAGATCAAGGCCGTGCTCGTCGCCCATGTCGATACCGCCACCTCGATTCGTAACGATATCAAGGCCCTGCGCGACATTCTCGACAAGGCCGGCCACCCCGCGCTGCTCTGCGTCGATTGCATCGCCTCGCTGGCCTGCGACCCCTTCGAGATGGACGCCTGGGGCGCCGACCTGATGGTTGCCGCCTCGCAGAAGGGCCTGATGACCCCGCCGGGGCTCGGCTTCGTCTTCTTCAACGACCGCGCCGATACCGCCCATGCAACCGCCGGCATGGTTTCGCTCTACTGGGACTGGACGCCGCGTTCGCGGCCCGATTTCTTTTACCAATACTTCGGCGGCACCGCGCCCACGCACCACCTGTTCGGGCTGCGCGAGGCGCTGAACATGATCGGCGAGGAGGGGCTGGAAAACGTCTGGGAACGTCATCGCCGCCTGTCCGGCGCCGTCTGGGCCGCCGTCGCCGCATGGGGGCAGGGCGGGCCGCTGCGCTTCAACGTCGAGGATCCTGCCCTGCGCAGCCAGGCCGTGACCGCGCTGTCGATCGGCCGCGAAAACGGCACCCGCCTGCGCAGGTGGCTGATCGAGAACACTGGCGTCACGCTGGGCATCGGCTTGGGCATGTATGCCCGCGACGACCCCGAGGGGAACGGCTATTTCCGGATCGGCCACATGGGCCACCTCAACACCCACATGGTGCTCGGCGCCCTCGGCAGTATCGAGGCCGGCATGATCGCGCTCGAGATCGACCATGGCCGCGGGGCCTTGGAGGCTGCGGCGCGGGCCTGCGCCTGA
- a CDS encoding folate-binding protein YgfZ, whose translation MERTVFRITGAERIGFLQNLVTNDLKGLERGLVWAALLTPQGKYLADFFLVPEEEALLLDVATPLAADLAKRLKMYRLRADVAVEETDLRVSRGTGPAPEGALPDPRHPAMGWRAYNGAPGDDTEWDALRVAHAVPETGVELVPGESYPLEVGFERLHGVDFRKGCYVGQEVTARMKHKTELKKGLVRVQIEGAAPVGTEIRAGEKVAGVIYTQAGGEALAWLRFDRASGPLQAGDATLTWDGSAP comes from the coding sequence ATGGAACGCACTGTTTTTCGGATCACCGGCGCCGAGCGGATCGGCTTTTTGCAGAACCTCGTCACCAATGACCTCAAGGGGTTGGAGCGCGGGCTCGTCTGGGCGGCCCTGCTGACGCCGCAAGGCAAGTACCTGGCCGATTTCTTCCTTGTGCCGGAGGAGGAGGCGCTGCTGCTCGATGTTGCAACTCCGCTGGCCGCAGACCTGGCCAAGCGACTGAAGATGTATCGGCTGCGCGCCGATGTGGCGGTGGAAGAAACCGACCTGCGCGTGAGCCGTGGCACCGGCCCTGCCCCTGAAGGCGCCCTGCCCGACCCGCGCCATCCGGCGATGGGCTGGCGGGCCTACAATGGGGCGCCGGGCGATGACACCGAATGGGACGCCCTGCGCGTGGCCCATGCGGTGCCCGAAACCGGCGTGGAGCTGGTGCCGGGCGAAAGCTATCCGCTGGAAGTGGGCTTCGAGCGGCTCCACGGCGTGGATTTCCGAAAGGGCTGCTACGTCGGGCAGGAAGTGACCGCCCGGATGAAGCACAAGACCGAGCTGAAGAAGGGCCTCGTTCGGGTGCAGATCGAGGGCGCCGCTCCCGTTGGCACAGAGATCCGCGCGGGCGAGAAGGTGGCTGGCGTGATCTACACCCAAGCGGGTGGCGAGGCGCTGGCCTGGCTGCGGTTTGATCGCGCGAGTGGGCCGTTGCAGGCGGGTGACGCGACGCTCACTTGGGACGGCTCGGCTCCCTGA
- a CDS encoding ATP-binding cassette domain-containing protein yields MSEPAKRGAFAWLWRGYLRPHWPALVAGGLLMAVEGSMLGFLSYMMKPMFDSVFIAGESGALWTVGFGILAIFLIRAGTSVGQKLLLARVASRVIYVMKTRMVAHLMRLDTTWHGRNPPGALIERVSNDTNAVREVANVVITGLGRDVVALVSLLAVVLWIDWQWTLVALIGTPLLVAPTLLAQAYIHRTATQDRQLAQHMSVRLDEVFHGINPIKLNRLEDYQSRRFDGLASERVGAEIRNQFGRAMVPALIDVMTGIGFFAVLIYGGREIIGGEKTVGEFMSFFTAMALAFEPLRRLGQISGAWQAAKVSLGRVREMFDVQPTLTSPATPKPAAAGDIVFDDVRLSYGDAPVLNGLSLVARAGETTALVGPSGAGKSTVFNLLTRLVDPRSGRITLGGTPIDAIGLPELRSQFSVVSQEALLFDDSLRENILLGREVPEAQLASALAGAHVTDFLKDFPEGLDSPAGPRGSSLSGGQRQRVAIARALLRDAPVLLLDEATSALDTKSETVVQGALDELSQGRTTLVIAHRLSTVRDADRILVMQAGRVVEEGSHEELLAKGGAYAELYHLQFAKES; encoded by the coding sequence GTGAGCGAGCCCGCCAAGCGCGGCGCCTTCGCCTGGCTCTGGCGGGGCTACCTGCGGCCGCATTGGCCGGCGCTGGTGGCGGGCGGGCTGCTGATGGCGGTCGAAGGCTCGATGCTGGGCTTCCTGAGCTACATGATGAAGCCGATGTTCGACTCGGTCTTCATTGCCGGCGAAAGCGGGGCGCTCTGGACGGTGGGCTTCGGCATTCTGGCGATCTTCCTGATCCGCGCCGGCACCTCGGTCGGCCAGAAGCTGCTGCTGGCGCGGGTGGCGAGCCGGGTGATCTACGTGATGAAGACCCGGATGGTTGCCCACCTGATGCGGCTCGACACCACCTGGCACGGACGAAACCCGCCGGGCGCGCTGATCGAGCGGGTTTCCAATGATACCAACGCGGTGCGCGAGGTGGCCAATGTGGTCATCACCGGCCTGGGGCGCGATGTGGTGGCGCTGGTGTCGCTGCTGGCCGTGGTGCTCTGGATCGACTGGCAGTGGACGCTGGTGGCGCTGATCGGCACCCCCCTGCTGGTGGCCCCGACCCTGCTGGCACAGGCCTACATCCACCGCACCGCCACGCAGGACCGGCAGTTGGCGCAGCACATGTCGGTGCGGCTCGACGAGGTGTTTCACGGCATCAACCCGATCAAGCTGAACCGGCTGGAAGACTACCAGTCGCGCCGCTTCGACGGGCTGGCCTCGGAACGTGTGGGGGCGGAGATACGCAACCAGTTCGGCCGCGCCATGGTGCCCGCCCTGATCGACGTGATGACCGGCATCGGCTTTTTCGCGGTGCTCATCTACGGCGGCCGCGAGATCATCGGCGGCGAGAAGACCGTGGGCGAGTTCATGAGCTTCTTCACCGCCATGGCGCTGGCCTTCGAGCCGCTGCGCCGCCTTGGGCAGATCAGCGGAGCGTGGCAGGCCGCGAAGGTGAGCCTTGGCCGGGTGCGCGAGATGTTTGACGTGCAGCCCACGCTGACCTCGCCGGCCACGCCCAAACCCGCCGCCGCGGGCGACATCGTGTTTGACGACGTGCGCCTCAGCTATGGCGACGCGCCGGTGCTGAACGGGCTTTCGCTGGTGGCGCGCGCGGGCGAGACCACGGCGCTCGTCGGCCCGTCTGGCGCCGGAAAGTCGACCGTTTTCAACCTTCTGACCCGGCTCGTTGATCCGCGCTCGGGGCGGATCACCCTTGGCGGCACCCCGATTGACGCGATCGGCCTGCCCGAGCTGCGCAGCCAGTTCTCGGTGGTCAGCCAGGAGGCGCTGCTGTTTGACGACTCGCTGCGCGAGAACATCCTGCTGGGCCGCGAGGTGCCGGAGGCGCAACTGGCCTCTGCCCTTGCCGGTGCCCATGTGACCGACTTCCTGAAGGACTTTCCCGAGGGCCTCGACAGCCCCGCCGGGCCGCGCGGCTCCAGCCTGTCGGGCGGGCAGCGCCAGCGGGTGGCGATTGCCCGGGCGCTCTTGCGCGACGCCCCGGTGCTGCTGCTCGACGAGGCCACCTCGGCGCTGGATACCAAGAGCGAAACCGTGGTGCAGGGCGCGCTCGACGAGCTTTCGCAGGGGCGCACAACGCTCGTCATCGCGCACCGTCTCTCGACCGTGCGCGACGCCGACCGGATCCTCGTGATGCAGGCCGGACGGGTGGTGGAAGAGGGCAGCCACGAGGAGCTTCTGGCCAAGGGCGGCGCCTATGCCGAGCTGTATCACCTGCAATTCGCCAAGGAGAGCTGA
- a CDS encoding tyrosine-protein phosphatase, with protein sequence MLDGLKKWLKSKERAIRTSFGDDISTPEKRRQAKWHFHLFDHAWLRTFWTNFDKVAEGVYRSNHPGPERLKKYKAMGITTVLNLRGQESGFSPWLFEEEACRELGLNLVVAKIYARRPATREEMLNLIHTLKTIDKPFVMHCKSGADRAGLASVLYKLIVEKSSVEEARKHLSPRYLHLKWTKTGVCDHIIDMWEADHIATGIGAEEWFLTRYDPAEVARSFEARSRKEAA encoded by the coding sequence ATGCTGGACGGGCTGAAGAAGTGGCTGAAGAGCAAGGAGCGGGCGATCCGCACCTCCTTTGGCGATGACATCTCGACGCCCGAGAAGCGTCGGCAGGCGAAGTGGCACTTTCACCTCTTCGATCACGCCTGGCTGCGCACCTTCTGGACCAATTTCGACAAGGTCGCGGAGGGGGTCTATCGCTCCAACCATCCCGGGCCCGAAAGGTTGAAAAAGTACAAGGCCATGGGGATCACCACGGTGCTCAACCTGCGTGGACAGGAAAGCGGCTTCTCGCCCTGGCTGTTCGAGGAGGAGGCCTGCCGCGAGCTTGGGCTCAACCTCGTGGTGGCCAAGATTTATGCAAGGCGGCCAGCGACAAGGGAGGAGATGTTGAACCTCATCCATACGCTGAAGACGATCGACAAGCCCTTCGTGATGCATTGCAAATCGGGCGCGGACCGGGCCGGGCTGGCCTCGGTGCTCTACAAGCTGATTGTCGAAAAATCCTCGGTCGAGGAGGCCCGCAAGCACCTCTCGCCGCGCTATCTGCACCTGAAGTGGACCAAGACCGGCGTCTGCGACCATATCATCGACATGTGGGAGGCGGACCATATCGCCACCGGGATCGGGGCCGAAGAATGGTTTCTGACCCGGTATGACCCCGCCGAGGTGGCCCGCAGCTTCGAGGCCCGCAGCCGGAAGGAGGCCGCGTGA